AGCACCTGGCGCAGCCGCACGTCGTCGAACCGCGACGCGACGAACCCCTCCAGGGAGCGGCCGAGCAGCGGGGCCAGGCGCGGCAGCGCGGTCACGACCTCCCGGGACGCGAAGGGCCGCCAGGACGCGAACGTCGTGTAGAGGAAGTGCCGCAGCGCCATGTCGTACGCGTCGCCCGACGAGTCCAGGTAGCGCTCCAGCGCGGCTCCCGCGCCGGGCTCGACCGCCTCGAACGCGGCGACGTTCGCCGCGCGCGAGCGGGCGACGTCGAACGGGCCGTCGTGGCCCTCGAAGAACACCCGGTAGGCGGGCTCCGGGGCGACCAGGTCCAGGACGTCGGCGGTGGAGGTGCCCATCAGGGCGAAGAAGTGGTCGAACACCTCCGGCATGAGGTACCACGACGGGCCCGTGTCGAAGCGGAACCCGTCGCGCTCCCACGAGCCGGCGCGTCCGCCCACGGCGTCGTGCCGCTCCAGCAGCTCGACCTCGTGCCCCTCGCGGGCGAGCAGCGCGGCGGACGCGAGGCCCGAGATCCCGCCACCCACGACCACGACCCTCACGACGACCTCCGGACCCGCTCGCGCAGCACCGCCGCGGCGACCAGGCGTGCCTTGACGGCGTCGGGGACGCGCACGCGCCGCCGACGCAGCTCCGCGGCGGGCGTCGCCCGCAGCCGGCGGGACAGCTCGGCGAACAGGTCGTGCGCGACCCGGACGGCGAGCCGGCTGGAGCGGGGCAGCCCGTCGATCGCGGCCGACGCCGCGGCGAGGTCCGCGTCGACGTCGTCGAGCAGCACGTCACGGGTCGCGTCGTCGAGGTCGCCGTGGACGCCCGGGAAGTAGGCGCGGCCGCGGTCGTCGAGGTCGTCGGCGAGGTCCCGCAGGAAGTTGACCTTCTGGAACGCGGCGCCCAGCCGGGCCGCCCCCGGTGCGAGGTGCGCGTAGGCGTCGTCGTCACCGCCCACGAACACGCGCAGGCACATGAGCCCCACGACCTCCGCCGACCCGTG
This Isoptericola jiangsuensis DNA region includes the following protein-coding sequences:
- a CDS encoding phytoene/squalene synthase family protein, with product MTATRPTTGADPRAGAYDAAAARVARAVVDEYSTSFGWACRLLGPDARDHVRAVYALVRVADEVVDDVDASLTTEERTALLDAYERETAAAVARGHSTDLVVHGFARTARRFGIDAELIDPFFASMRTDLTVREHDAESMAVYVHGSAEVVGLMCLRVFVGGDDDAYAHLAPGAARLGAAFQKVNFLRDLADDLDDRGRAYFPGVHGDLDDATRDVLLDDVDADLAAASAAIDGLPRSSRLAVRVAHDLFAELSRRLRATPAAELRRRRVRVPDAVKARLVAAAVLRERVRRSS